In a single window of the Dreissena polymorpha isolate Duluth1 chromosome 3, UMN_Dpol_1.0, whole genome shotgun sequence genome:
- the LOC127873401 gene encoding galactose-binding lectin-like produces the protein MSEPFLIKHMSSGKFFHPRGGSENPCDGTEIILCSPIHTHMHWKFVRVEGQWGYIQHAESGKIINPKGGSLCSGNETELVVNNDRQQGALFSLDACNHHLVHKGGKFAHPQGGSPCAGEETKVVLHSDVHAGMKFAFVSPCNANQEVKVV, from the exons ATGTCAGAGCCATTCCTTATTAAGCATATGTCCAGCGGGAAATTCTTCCATCCAAGAGGCGGATCGGAAAACCCATGCGACGGTACAGAAATTATTTTGTGTAGCCCCATCCATACGCACATGCACTGGAAATTTGTGCGCGTTGAGGGCCAGTGGGGATACATTCAGCACGCGGAGAGTGGCAAGATCATTAATCCGAAGGGAGGTAGTTTGTGTTCTGGGAACGAAACAGAGCTTGTAGTGAACAATGACCGCCAACAGGGAGCGCTGTTTTCCCTCGACGCTTGCAACCATCACTTGGTCCACAAGGGAGGAAA GTTTGCACACCCACAAGGCGGCAGTCCTTGCGCGGGCGAGGAAACAAAAGTGGTCCTTCACAGCGATGTCCATGCAGGCATGAAGTTTGCTTTTGTCTCGCCTTGCAATGCGAATCAAGAAGTCAAAGTGGTCTAA